In Topomyia yanbarensis strain Yona2022 chromosome 2, ASM3024719v1, whole genome shotgun sequence, one DNA window encodes the following:
- the LOC131680624 gene encoding uncharacterized protein LOC131680624: MSLSDSTVSECKIPTATNINLDLFIEIVEFCLNNSYFRFRDKFYLQTFGTAMGSPLSPILADIVMENLISTVIRSLPFKIPVLRKYVDDLVLALPKNQVQQTLHIFNSYNENIQFTIELESDSKLPFLDTLLIRNKDQTISTQWYSKPIASGRLINYHSFHPTSIKINVATNLIKRIVQLTTNKSADQQKHIIYQHLKQNDYPSALINRLINKHHTKQLKTSTQQHHQTIDHSKNISQNHPLLETTHSIYTSASVVYAATEDSNDNNDPPPTSNITAPETAYKSLPYIPLLSKCITATLQADYPAVKLAHRPIKTTRGILRQVKDSVEPLQQSNVIYSIPCEGCSKSYIGMTKNQLRTRLSGHRSNINKYSSLTNNPPEHADQEIASLGEKTALIHHMIKHGHSFAINQTKIIDRAFRSSALPLLEMCHITNTANTVNHRTDVQGPNTTYAGILHSVKTSQGSSRQKPNIKKASSYTNTIVPKASSVDVLGQDSGV; the protein is encoded by the exons ATGTCGCTGTCCGACAGTACGGTGTCTG AGTGTAAGATCCCAACAGCTACCAACATCAATCTGGATTTGTTCATAGAGATCGTCGAGTTTTGCTTGAACAATAGCTATTTCCGATTCAGAGATAAATTTTACCTGCAAACATTCGGAACTGCTATGGGCAGTCCCCTATCACCTATTTTAGCTGACATTGTAATGGAAAATCTGATTAGCACAGTTATAAGAAGCCTTCCGTTCAAGATACCAGTTCTGCGGAAATATGTCGACGATCTAGTGCTGGCACTGCCAAAGAACCAAGTTCAACAGACATTGCACATCTTTAACAGCTATAACGAAAACATTCAATTCACAATTGAACTCGAATCAGACAGTAAACTTCCCTTCCTTGACACCTTACTTATACGAAACAAGGACCAAACCATTAGCACACAGTGGTACTCCAAGCCAATTGCGTCAGGCCGTTTGATAAATTATCATTCTTTCCATCCCACATCGATTAAAATCAACGTAGCAACTAATCTCATTAAACGGATCGTTCAGCTCACTACCAACAAGTCGGCTGACCAGCAAAAACATATCATTTACCAACATCTCAAACAAAATGATTATCCCTCAGCATTAATCAACCGACTAATCAACAAGCACCATACCAAACAGTTAAAAACGTCCACACAACAGCATCATCAGACCATCGATCACTCTAAAAACATCTCGCAAAACCACCCACTACTGGAAACAACTCATTCAATTTACACTAGTGCATCCGTCGTCTATGCCGCCACCGAAGACTCCAATGATAACAACGATCCTCCGCCAACATCCAACATAACAGCACCAGAAACTGCATACAAATCGTTACCATACATTCCACTTCTCAGCAAATGCATCACAGCAACTCTGCAAGCAGATTACCCAGCAGTAAAATTAGCCCACAGACCGATCAAAACAACCAGGGGCATACTACGACAGGTCAAAGACAGCGTAGAACCATTACAACAATCCAATGTCATATACAGTATCCCTTGTGAGGGATGTAGCAAGTCATATATTGGTATGACCAAAAACCAACTCCGCACTAGACTCAGTGGCCATAGGTCAAATATTAACAAATATTCCAGCCTCACTAACAACCCACCAGAACACGCAGACCAAGAAATCGCCAGCTTGGGGGAGAAAACAGCACTCATCCATCACATGATTAAACACGGACACAGCTTTGCGATTAATCAAACGAAGATCATCGACAGAGCTTTCCGATCATCAGCATTGCCACTGTTGGAGATGTGCCACATCACCAACACAGCCAACACCGTAAACCATCGCACCGATGTACAGGGCCCCAACACCACTTACGCTGGGATCTTACACTCTGTCAAAACAAGTCAGGGTAGTAGTAGACAAaagccaaatattaaaaaagccTCTAGTTATACTAATACCATAGTGCCAAAAGCTTCATCCGTAGATGTTTTGGGCCAAGATAGCGGAGTGTGA